In Pseudoalteromonas sp. NC201, a single window of DNA contains:
- a CDS encoding DUF6419 family natural product biosynthesis protein, translating to MQQSIFYLVTILAFAAMLSAFHLFPEAVIFNVFSSLFAALLGYRAYTRWALLLCCINVLAMTFCPLLDSGGWLSLKGAVVFVCCVMFFAIAFGCNKAVTQNKRFYY from the coding sequence ATGCAGCAGAGTATTTTTTATCTAGTCACTATTTTGGCCTTTGCCGCCATGTTGTCGGCCTTTCACCTCTTTCCTGAAGCGGTAATTTTTAATGTTTTTAGCAGTTTGTTTGCCGCATTACTTGGCTACCGAGCTTATACCCGTTGGGCTTTATTATTGTGTTGTATTAACGTGTTGGCCATGACGTTTTGTCCTTTGCTTGATTCAGGTGGCTGGTTAAGTCTCAAGGGAGCGGTCGTTTTTGTATGCTGTGTGATGTTTTTTGCAATAGCGTTTGGTTGCAATAAAGCGGTGACACAAAATAAAAGGTTTTATTATTAG
- a CDS encoding 4-phosphoerythronate dehydrogenase, whose translation MRILADQNMPLVESFFCEIGEVTRFDGRNLQPDELKNVDILLTRSVTKVNEALLAQADNLKFVGTATIGIDHIDTSLLASANISFSSAPGCNAIAVAEYVISALLAYAQETSTPLQDKTIAIIGVGNIGACLASKLKGLGLTILLCDPVRQQAGTLDSHVALDEALARADIVTFHVPLVKQGPHKTVHLLDAPRIAALKPGTVIINASRGDVIDNQALLHAVEKGQALELILDVWENEPNILQSLLQYTRFASVHIAGHTLEGKARGTQMLYEAVCREFDLPASKTISDFLPKPSVTGCQLQSTANEQDIINLAHLVYDIRRDDGIMRKQLNTLGFDTLRKAYPVRREFSTIAVNNDSPISEKLYQLGFSEHKS comes from the coding sequence ATGCGAATATTAGCCGATCAAAATATGCCCTTAGTTGAGTCATTCTTCTGCGAAATTGGTGAGGTAACACGGTTTGATGGCCGTAACCTTCAACCTGACGAGCTAAAAAACGTCGATATTCTGTTGACTCGCTCAGTCACTAAGGTCAATGAGGCCCTGTTAGCACAAGCAGATAATCTGAAGTTTGTTGGGACTGCGACAATAGGGATTGATCATATTGATACCTCATTGTTGGCCAGCGCCAATATCTCGTTCAGCAGCGCACCAGGCTGTAATGCGATAGCTGTTGCCGAGTACGTGATAAGCGCTCTACTTGCATACGCACAAGAAACTTCCACGCCACTTCAAGATAAAACGATTGCCATCATTGGTGTTGGTAATATTGGCGCGTGTTTGGCATCAAAGCTTAAAGGGCTTGGTCTTACGATATTATTGTGTGACCCCGTAAGACAGCAAGCGGGGACATTGGATTCACATGTAGCCTTAGATGAAGCCTTAGCGCGCGCGGATATCGTGACATTTCACGTTCCATTAGTTAAGCAAGGCCCGCATAAAACGGTTCATCTACTTGATGCACCGCGGATAGCGGCATTAAAGCCGGGTACGGTGATAATCAATGCAAGCCGTGGAGATGTTATCGATAATCAAGCGCTTTTGCACGCGGTAGAGAAGGGGCAAGCGCTCGAGCTGATCTTAGACGTTTGGGAAAATGAGCCGAATATTTTGCAGTCATTATTGCAATATACTCGCTTTGCATCTGTGCATATTGCCGGCCATACGCTAGAGGGTAAGGCGCGAGGCACGCAAATGTTATACGAAGCCGTATGCCGAGAATTCGATTTACCAGCCAGCAAAACGATTAGTGATTTTCTTCCTAAGCCAAGTGTCACTGGCTGCCAATTGCAAAGCACAGCCAACGAGCAGGATATTATCAATTTAGCGCATCTTGTTTATGACATTCGTCGTGATGATGGCATCATGAGAAAACAGCTAAACACATTGGGCTTTGATACCTTGCGTAAAGCATATCCCGTGCGTCGAGAATTTAGTACAATTGCAGTCAATAATGACTCACCAATCAGTGAAAAGCTTTACCAACTTGGCTTTTCTGAGCACAAGAGTTAA
- a CDS encoding aspartate-semialdehyde dehydrogenase: protein MSQKYNVAVLGATGLVGKQIIELLAERKFPVDTLYPLASSRSAGEEIDFMGEKIEVLDVEEFDFSNAHIGLFSAGGSVSEKYAPIAADAGCIVIDNTSHFRYDFDIPLVVPEVNKDSLADFRNRNIIANPNCSTIQMLVALKPIYDAYGIDRINVSTYQAVSGAGKEAVDELAKQTANLMNARPMENEVFSKQIAFNVIPQIDAFQENGYTKEEMKMVWETQKILGDSSVLVNPTAVRVPVFFGHAEAIHLETRMPYDLEHVKQLLADAPGVELIEDENDYPTPVSDASGNDTVYVGRVRQDISHPLGLNLWVVSDNTRKGAATNSIQIAEALIESYL, encoded by the coding sequence ATGTCGCAAAAATATAATGTTGCGGTACTTGGCGCAACAGGTCTTGTTGGCAAGCAAATTATCGAATTACTAGCAGAACGAAAGTTTCCTGTAGACACATTATACCCACTCGCGAGTAGCCGAAGCGCGGGTGAAGAGATTGACTTTATGGGTGAAAAAATCGAAGTTCTGGATGTTGAAGAGTTTGATTTTTCTAATGCCCATATCGGTTTGTTTTCAGCGGGTGGTTCCGTGTCGGAGAAATATGCACCAATCGCCGCTGACGCTGGCTGCATTGTGATAGATAACACCTCACATTTTAGATACGACTTTGATATTCCATTAGTAGTTCCTGAGGTGAATAAAGACAGTCTTGCCGATTTTAGAAATCGTAATATCATTGCTAACCCAAACTGCTCTACAATCCAAATGCTAGTGGCACTTAAACCAATTTATGATGCCTATGGCATTGACAGAATTAATGTCTCAACTTATCAAGCGGTATCTGGTGCAGGTAAAGAAGCGGTAGATGAGTTGGCTAAGCAAACTGCAAACTTAATGAATGCAAGACCGATGGAAAACGAAGTGTTTAGCAAACAAATCGCTTTTAATGTCATTCCTCAAATTGATGCGTTCCAAGAAAATGGTTACACCAAAGAAGAAATGAAGATGGTGTGGGAAACGCAAAAAATCTTGGGCGACTCAAGTGTTTTGGTTAACCCGACTGCGGTTCGCGTTCCTGTGTTTTTTGGTCATGCTGAAGCCATTCATCTTGAAACGCGCATGCCTTATGATCTTGAACATGTTAAGCAGTTACTTGCTGATGCGCCGGGTGTTGAACTAATTGAAGACGAAAACGACTACCCAACACCGGTAAGTGATGCAAGTGGTAACGATACCGTTTATGTGGGTCGTGTAAGGCAAGATATTTCACATCCATTGGGCTTAAACTTATGGGTGGTATCAGACAACACCAGAAAAGGTGCAGCAACAAATAGCATTCAAATAGCAGAAGCCCTTATAGAAAGCTATCTATAG
- a CDS encoding FimV/HubP family polar landmark protein, producing MRGLALFSIFVFALIATPVYTQEGVVLKGPKGVDYGAQGRSIGPIRPTDTLWRIAQKVRPDDSVTIYQVMKALYDKNPNSFLDKNLNHMQDGAYLRIPTINEIRSVNPELAKQKSDQDDKLWEMKRKGLLNPNAINEAEKKVTQARKVDVEEAKKDLTNQLRSLKMEQDMRLMDLQKEFKSSVRNVEEILSENNKLKQQLGAISTELQTVRTQLGKDSEIQQQLKAVIDLQNEMIDQQAAQAKAQESSELSAFFSSPAGIALLATLPALLAIAGFVMFLRRRKQSQTSTDDDDFLPQTPSVAAGAAAGAATAATAFDPEPDPLDIGMGDDEDALGASVQLDDDILPEDDEITFDSLDDDFDEGSDTLDQDELDSLLNEDISFGDDHDEDFMQQSFEEADDEVSLDVDDSKDILSDSDLDDLFNESQDEEIDVSDDALAALSEELADEQADAVANDDDIDSILDGALDEEPEFSGNFDSESLVDADDIDALLDASQDADDDALPDFEEPSSELAGDDIDALLNEVQDDALAEINEEPDTLDGDDIDALLDEAQEDTLPELEEESDALAGDDIDALLDEAQEDTLPELEEESDALAGDDIDALLDEAQEDTLPELEEESDALAGDDIDALLDEAQEDTLPELEEESDDHAGDELDALLDEAQEDTLPELEEESDDLAGDELDALLDEAQEDTLPELEEESDDLAGDDIDALLDEAQEDMLPELEEESDALAGDELDALLDEAQEDTLPELEEESDDLAGDDIDALLDEAQEGTLPELEEESDDLAGDELDALLDEAQEELLPELEEESDEQADDELDALLDEVQEDTLPELEEESDDLAGDELDALLDEAQEELLPELEEESDEQADDELDALLDEVQEELLPELEEESDEHADDDLDALVDETPEEALPELEEESDELADVELDTLVEETRRSVARAGRRI from the coding sequence ATGCGCGGTTTAGCCTTATTTAGTATCTTTGTATTCGCACTGATTGCCACACCAGTATATACCCAAGAGGGGGTAGTGCTAAAAGGCCCTAAAGGGGTTGATTATGGGGCTCAAGGTCGGTCAATAGGGCCTATCAGACCCACGGATACATTGTGGCGTATAGCACAAAAAGTGCGACCAGATGACTCGGTCACCATTTATCAGGTGATGAAGGCGCTTTACGATAAAAATCCTAATTCATTTCTAGATAAAAACCTCAACCATATGCAGGATGGGGCGTATTTACGTATTCCTACCATCAATGAAATTCGCAGTGTAAACCCTGAGTTGGCAAAGCAAAAGTCGGATCAAGATGACAAACTTTGGGAAATGAAGCGTAAGGGATTATTGAACCCAAATGCAATCAACGAAGCTGAAAAAAAGGTTACGCAAGCTCGTAAAGTCGATGTTGAAGAAGCAAAAAAAGACCTGACTAATCAACTGCGCTCTTTAAAGATGGAACAGGACATGAGGCTGATGGACTTACAAAAAGAGTTCAAGTCCTCGGTGCGTAATGTTGAAGAAATCCTATCCGAAAACAATAAGTTAAAGCAACAGCTCGGCGCTATTTCTACCGAGCTTCAAACGGTTCGTACTCAGCTTGGAAAAGACAGCGAAATCCAACAACAGCTAAAGGCTGTTATCGACTTGCAAAATGAAATGATTGATCAGCAAGCCGCTCAAGCAAAAGCGCAAGAAAGTAGCGAGTTAAGCGCATTTTTTAGCTCGCCAGCTGGCATTGCATTACTTGCTACATTGCCAGCACTACTGGCAATTGCTGGATTCGTTATGTTCCTACGCCGGAGAAAGCAATCTCAGACGTCAACAGATGATGACGATTTTCTTCCGCAAACACCATCCGTGGCTGCAGGCGCTGCGGCGGGAGCTGCAACCGCTGCGACTGCATTTGACCCTGAGCCAGACCCACTTGATATCGGAATGGGCGACGATGAAGATGCACTGGGCGCAAGCGTTCAGTTAGATGACGATATCTTACCTGAAGACGATGAAATTACCTTTGACTCACTTGATGACGACTTCGATGAAGGAAGTGATACGTTAGATCAAGACGAACTGGATAGCTTACTAAACGAAGATATTTCGTTTGGTGATGATCACGACGAAGACTTTATGCAACAGAGCTTCGAGGAGGCTGATGATGAAGTTTCGCTCGATGTTGATGATAGCAAGGATATTTTAAGTGACAGCGATCTAGATGATTTGTTCAACGAGTCTCAAGACGAAGAAATTGATGTTAGCGATGATGCGCTTGCTGCCCTGAGCGAGGAACTTGCTGATGAGCAAGCGGATGCTGTTGCAAACGACGATGATATCGATTCAATTCTTGACGGGGCGCTAGATGAAGAGCCCGAATTTAGCGGCAACTTTGATAGTGAGAGCTTAGTCGATGCTGATGATATCGATGCACTACTTGATGCATCTCAAGATGCTGACGATGATGCACTGCCTGATTTTGAGGAACCAAGTAGTGAGCTTGCGGGTGATGATATTGATGCTCTATTAAATGAAGTTCAAGACGATGCGTTAGCTGAAATTAACGAAGAGCCAGATACGCTTGATGGTGATGATATCGATGCTTTATTGGATGAAGCACAGGAAGATACGTTGCCAGAATTAGAAGAAGAGTCAGATGCTCTCGCTGGTGATGATATTGATGCTTTATTGGATGAAGCGCAAGAAGATACGTTGCCGGAATTAGAAGAAGAGTCAGATGCTCTCGCTGGTGATGATATTGATGCTTTATTGGATGAAGCGCAAGAAGATACGTTGCCGGAATTAGAAGAAGAGTCAGATGCTCTCGCTGGTGATGATATTGATGCTTTATTGGATGAAGCGCAAGAAGATACGTTGCCGGAATTAGAAGAAGAGTCTGACGATCACGCTGGTGATGAACTCGATGCTTTATTGGATGAAGCACAAGAAGATACATTACCTGAACTGGAAGAAGAGTCCGATGATCTCGCTGGTGATGAACTCGATGCTTTATTGGATGAAGCACAAGAAGATACGTTGCCGGAATTAGAAGAAGAGTCCGATGATCTCGCTGGTGATGATATCGATGCTTTATTGGATGAAGCGCAAGAGGATATGTTGCCGGAATTAGAAGAAGAGTCAGATGCTCTCGCTGGTGATGAACTCGATGCTTTATTGGATGAAGCACAAGAAGATACGTTGCCGGAATTAGAAGAAGAGTCGGATGATCTCGCTGGTGATGATATCGATGCTTTATTAGATGAAGCACAAGAAGGTACGTTGCCGGAATTGGAAGAAGAGTCAGATGATCTCGCTGGTGATGAACTCGATGCTTTATTGGATGAAGCACAGGAAGAGCTGTTACCTGAACTGGAAGAAGAATCCGATGAACAGGCCGACGATGAACTCGATGCTTTATTAGATGAAGTACAAGAAGATACGTTGCCGGAATTAGAAGAAGAGTCAGATGATCTCGCTGGTGATGAACTCGATGCTTTATTGGATGAAGCACAGGAAGAGCTGTTACCTGAACTGGAAGAAGAATCCGATGAACAGGCCGACGATGAACTCGATGCTTTATTAGATGAAGTACAGGAAGAGCTGTTACCTGAACTGGAAGAAGAATCCGATGAACACGCCGACGACGATCTCGATGCATTAGTTGACGAAACACCAGAAGAAGCTTTGCCAGAGCTGGAAGAAGAATCTGATGAGCTGGCCGATGTTGAACTCGATACATTAGTTGAAGAAACAAGAAGAAGCGTTGCCAGAGCTGGAAGAAGAATCTGA
- a CDS encoding FimV/HubP family polar landmark protein — translation MPELEEESDELADDDLDALVDETPEDGLPELEEESDELADVELDTLVEETPEEALPELEEESDELADDDLDALVDETPEDGLPELEDESDELADVELDTLVDETAEEALPELEEEVGEPADNELDALLDEAPEDALPNLEEVSDERELGSEQLLAESEQTESGHLSGMLDEEDAIPESPEEPVEDTLQSDLANEADFSDENVQADEDSEFEDPDLKSVDELLQELQAEEQFELDAELEDDFSDEEVEIELGDDPLNDEVDLLAEEEFLDEEDLQPSAELDSYPELELGEELETTDSQSETEKALSEALSNDAQFDIEDGLDDDLLDDEISDFDEDDLPEFSADFDEETLLEDEPEAPVEAAESDTLESEPALEIEDELPELTADFDEETLLEDESEAPLDEAESDALEPEPELEIEDELPELTADFDEETLLADEPEALVEEAESDTFESEPELEIEDELPELNADFDEETLLEDEPEAPVEAAESDTLESEPALEIEDELPELTADFDEETLLADEPAAPVEAAESDTLESEPELEVEDELPELNADFDEETLLEDEPEAPVEAAESNTLESEPELEVEDELPELNADFDEETLLEDEPEAPVEAAESDTLESEPEPEIEDDLPELNADFDEETLLEDEPEAPVEAAESDTLESEPELEIEDDLPELNADFDEETLLEDEPEAPVEAAENDELESEPELEIEDVLPELNDEDDLETLLSEPQTESELPEVNEAEIEKEFMADFTQADFDALLSELDDPSDFDAGNAEDFEVDFDSLLQDELVAGEAQALPTDAEGTEDYLEIEDLLEQSDDLDSDVEPYVGANMDVGLGDFEELLAGENTTDVDLEDEGFAAKLDLAKAYIEIQDYDSAISTLNDVIENGPDSVQAEAKSLKSSLTES, via the coding sequence TTGCCAGAGCTGGAAGAAGAATCCGATGAACTGGCCGACGACGATCTCGATGCATTAGTTGACGAAACACCAGAAGATGGTTTGCCAGAGCTGGAAGAAGAATCTGATGAACTGGCCGATGTTGAACTCGATACATTAGTTGAAGAAACACCAGAAGAAGCCTTGCCAGAGCTGGAAGAAGAATCCGATGAACTGGCCGACGACGATCTCGATGCATTAGTTGACGAAACACCAGAAGATGGTTTGCCAGAACTGGAAGATGAATCTGATGAACTGGCCGACGTTGAACTCGATACATTAGTTGACGAAACGGCAGAAGAAGCTTTGCCGGAGCTTGAAGAGGAAGTTGGTGAGCCAGCAGATAACGAGCTTGATGCTTTATTAGATGAAGCACCAGAAGATGCTTTACCAAATCTGGAAGAGGTATCTGACGAGCGTGAACTAGGATCTGAACAGCTTTTAGCAGAGTCTGAGCAAACGGAGTCAGGACACTTGTCTGGTATGTTGGATGAAGAGGATGCAATTCCGGAATCACCAGAAGAACCGGTGGAAGATACATTACAGTCCGATCTAGCCAATGAAGCAGATTTTAGTGATGAGAATGTTCAAGCTGACGAAGACAGTGAATTTGAAGATCCTGATTTAAAAAGTGTTGATGAGCTATTACAGGAGCTTCAAGCCGAAGAACAGTTTGAGTTGGATGCTGAACTTGAAGACGACTTCTCGGATGAAGAAGTTGAAATTGAGCTGGGAGATGATCCACTTAATGACGAAGTGGATTTACTGGCAGAAGAAGAGTTTCTTGACGAAGAAGATCTGCAACCAAGCGCAGAACTAGATAGTTACCCAGAGCTGGAGCTTGGTGAAGAACTTGAAACTACTGACTCGCAAAGCGAAACCGAAAAAGCACTATCAGAAGCATTATCCAATGACGCTCAATTTGATATAGAGGATGGGCTTGATGACGATCTTCTCGACGATGAAATCTCTGACTTTGATGAAGATGATTTGCCTGAATTTAGTGCGGATTTTGACGAAGAAACTTTGCTTGAAGACGAACCTGAAGCACCAGTCGAAGCAGCAGAAAGTGACACGCTTGAGTCTGAACCTGCACTTGAAATCGAAGACGAGCTGCCAGAATTAACTGCAGATTTCGATGAAGAAACTTTGCTTGAAGACGAATCTGAAGCGCCGCTCGACGAAGCTGAAAGTGATGCGCTTGAGCCTGAACCTGAGCTTGAAATCGAAGACGAGCTGCCAGAGTTAACTGCAGATTTTGATGAAGAGACTTTGCTTGCTGATGAGCCTGAAGCGCTAGTCGAAGAAGCAGAAAGTGATACGTTTGAGTCTGAACCTGAACTGGAAATCGAAGACGAGCTGCCGGAGTTAAACGCAGATTTTGACGAAGAAACCTTGCTTGAAGATGAGCCTGAAGCACCAGTCGAAGCTGCAGAAAGTGACACGCTTGAGTCTGAACCTGCACTTGAAATCGAAGACGAGCTGCCTGAATTAACTGCAGATTTTGACGAAGAGACTTTGCTTGCTGATGAGCCTGCAGCACCAGTCGAAGCTGCAGAAAGTGATACGCTTGAGTCTGAACCTGAACTGGAAGTTGAAGACGAGCTGCCGGAGTTAAACGCAGATTTTGACGAAGAAACCTTGCTTGAAGATGAGCCTGAAGCACCAGTCGAAGCTGCAGAAAGTAATACGCTTGAGTCTGAACCTGAACTGGAAGTTGAAGACGAGCTGCCGGAGTTAAACGCAGATTTTGACGAAGAAACCTTACTTGAAGACGAACCTGAAGCACCAGTCGAAGCAGCAGAAAGTGATACGCTTGAGTCTGAACCTGAACCTGAAATCGAAGATGATCTGCCAGAGTTAAACGCAGATTTTGACGAAGAGACCTTGCTTGAAGACGAACCTGAAGCACCGGTCGAAGCAGCAGAAAGTGATACGCTTGAGTCTGAACCTGAACTTGAAATCGAAGATGATCTGCCAGAGTTAAACGCAGATTTTGACGAAGAGACCTTGCTTGAAGACGAACCTGAAGCACCGGTCGAAGCTGCAGAAAATGATGAGCTTGAGTCTGAACCTGAGCTTGAAATCGAAGACGTGCTGCCAGAATTAAACGATGAAGATGACTTGGAAACTCTACTTTCTGAGCCACAAACTGAATCTGAATTACCAGAGGTCAATGAAGCCGAGATTGAAAAAGAATTTATGGCTGACTTTACCCAAGCAGACTTCGATGCTCTACTCAGCGAACTGGACGATCCCAGTGACTTTGACGCCGGAAATGCAGAAGATTTTGAAGTAGATTTCGATAGCTTGTTACAAGACGAATTGGTCGCAGGGGAAGCCCAAGCGTTACCAACGGACGCCGAAGGTACAGAAGACTACTTAGAAATTGAAGACCTACTTGAACAAAGCGACGATCTTGATAGCGATGTTGAACCTTACGTCGGTGCAAATATGGATGTTGGGCTTGGCGATTTTGAAGAGCTATTAGCGGGTGAAAATACCACGGATGTTGATTTAGAGGATGAAGGATTCGCCGCTAAATTAGATTTAGCGAAAGCTTATATCGAAATTCAAGATTATGATTCGGCGATATCAACGCTCAACGATGTTATTGAGAACGGTCCGGATTCGGTGCAAGCTGAGGCTAAGTCGCTTAAATCCAGTCTTACAGAGTCTTAA
- the truA gene encoding tRNA pseudouridine(38-40) synthase TruA → MRVALGIEYNGANYSGWQRQNHVSSVQEEIEKALSNICNHPVEITCAGRTDAGVHATGQLVHFDTDSARDMSAFTLGMNSQLPDDIAVRFAKEVDPEFHARFSATARRYRYVIYNHTYRPGILRSGVTHFHHELDVERMKVACPVMIGEQDFTSFRAVHCQSNTPFRNIHHLEVKRIGKYIVIDIKANAFLHHMVRNITGCLLDIGVGKQEPEWMAELLVAKDRTLASATAKPNGLYLVDVDYPEQWQIEKMPLGPLFLPEELV, encoded by the coding sequence ATGCGAGTAGCGTTAGGCATTGAATATAATGGTGCAAATTATAGTGGTTGGCAGAGGCAAAATCATGTCAGCAGTGTCCAAGAAGAAATAGAAAAAGCGCTATCGAATATCTGTAATCATCCCGTTGAGATAACTTGCGCGGGGCGCACTGATGCAGGGGTTCATGCAACGGGTCAACTCGTGCATTTTGACACGGATTCTGCTCGCGATATGAGCGCTTTTACATTAGGAATGAACTCTCAGCTTCCCGACGACATTGCGGTACGATTTGCTAAAGAAGTCGACCCTGAGTTCCATGCTCGTTTTTCTGCGACAGCTCGTCGATACCGCTACGTTATTTATAATCACACCTACAGGCCGGGTATTTTACGCAGTGGCGTAACGCATTTTCACCACGAGCTTGATGTTGAAAGAATGAAAGTTGCATGCCCTGTGATGATAGGGGAGCAAGATTTCACTTCTTTCAGGGCGGTACATTGTCAGTCTAATACGCCGTTTCGTAATATCCATCACTTAGAGGTGAAACGCATTGGCAAATATATTGTCATTGATATTAAAGCAAATGCGTTTTTGCATCATATGGTGCGCAATATTACAGGTTGTTTACTTGATATTGGTGTTGGCAAGCAAGAGCCTGAGTGGATGGCGGAGCTGCTTGTTGCAAAAGATCGCACGTTAGCAAGTGCTACGGCAAAACCTAACGGATTGTATTTAGTTGATGTGGACTATCCTGAACAATGGCAAATAGAAAAGATGCCGCTTGGGCCTTTATTCTTGCCTGAGGAATTAGTGTAA
- the accD gene encoding acetyl-CoA carboxylase, carboxyltransferase subunit beta — protein MSWLEKILPKTTKSSGKKEIPEGVWAKCTDCDSILYKAELEKSLNVCPKCDHHMRITARKRLESFLDDADRQELGTEHEPQDVLKFKDSKKYSDRIVQAQKVSGEKDALVAMKGRVKGIPVAAVAFEFSFMGGSMASVVGARFVDAVNVCLEHNMPLICFSASGGARMQEALMSLMQMAKTSAALAKMSDKGLPFISVLTDPTMGGVSASLAMLGDINVAEPKALIGFAGPRVIEQTVRETLPDGFQRSEFLLEHGAIDMIVDRREMRDTLARILAKFMDLPSTEQEHRVA, from the coding sequence ATGAGTTGGTTAGAAAAGATCTTACCTAAAACCACTAAATCTTCTGGTAAAAAAGAGATCCCAGAAGGGGTTTGGGCAAAGTGTACAGATTGTGATTCAATCCTATACAAAGCGGAATTAGAAAAGTCGTTAAACGTATGTCCTAAGTGTGATCATCACATGCGCATTACGGCACGTAAGCGCCTTGAAAGTTTTTTAGATGATGCAGATCGTCAAGAGCTTGGCACAGAGCATGAGCCACAAGACGTATTAAAGTTTAAAGACTCTAAAAAATATTCAGATCGTATCGTTCAAGCGCAAAAGGTAAGTGGTGAAAAAGACGCTTTAGTTGCAATGAAAGGCCGCGTAAAGGGTATTCCTGTTGCTGCTGTTGCTTTTGAGTTTTCCTTTATGGGTGGTTCAATGGCGTCGGTTGTTGGTGCGAGATTTGTTGATGCAGTTAACGTTTGTTTAGAACATAACATGCCGTTAATCTGTTTCTCTGCATCTGGTGGTGCACGTATGCAAGAAGCACTTATGTCATTGATGCAAATGGCAAAAACAAGTGCTGCATTGGCAAAAATGAGTGACAAAGGCTTGCCATTTATCTCTGTATTAACCGATCCAACTATGGGTGGTGTTTCTGCATCATTGGCAATGCTTGGTGATATCAATGTGGCAGAGCCAAAAGCACTTATCGGTTTTGCGGGTCCACGTGTTATCGAACAAACTGTACGTGAAACTCTACCTGATGGTTTCCAGCGCAGTGAGTTCTTATTAGAGCACGGTGCGATTGACATGATCGTCGACCGTCGTGAAATGCGCGATACGTTAGCGCGTATTTTGGCGAAGTTTATGGACTTGCCTTCCACTGAACAAGAGCATAGAGTAGCGTAA